The following are encoded in a window of Stigmatella erecta genomic DNA:
- a CDS encoding response regulator: MQIRILVVDDEQDNCDYLKLVLTREGYEVITTTDPTQTVDILRGSDFHLVILDMMMPQMSGTEVLEQIRKYDTDIAVIVATAYPTVDTAVASLKAQASDYVKKPMEPDQFITAVRNALQKKGLSQDPEADLHRAIGRVIRDARKTQELTLKQLARRTGLSVSLLSQIERAESSASISSLYKIASALQLRMGELFGDT; the protein is encoded by the coding sequence GTGCAGATTCGCATCCTGGTTGTCGATGACGAGCAGGACAACTGCGACTACCTGAAGCTGGTGCTGACCCGGGAGGGCTACGAGGTCATCACCACCACGGATCCCACCCAGACGGTGGACATCCTTCGGGGGTCGGATTTCCACCTCGTCATCCTCGACATGATGATGCCGCAGATGTCCGGCACGGAAGTGCTGGAGCAGATCCGCAAGTACGACACGGACATCGCGGTCATCGTCGCCACGGCCTACCCCACGGTGGACACGGCGGTCGCCTCGCTCAAGGCGCAGGCCTCCGACTACGTGAAGAAGCCGATGGAGCCGGACCAGTTCATCACCGCCGTGCGCAACGCCCTGCAGAAGAAGGGGCTGTCGCAGGATCCGGAGGCCGACCTCCACCGCGCCATCGGCCGCGTCATCCGCGATGCGCGCAAGACGCAGGAGCTGACGCTCAAGCAGCTCGCGCGGCGCACGGGGCTCTCCGTGTCCCTGCTGTCGCAGATCGAGCGCGCCGAGTCCTCGGCCTCCATCTCGTCGCTGTACAAGATCGCCTCCGCGCTCCAGCTGCGCATGGGCGAGCTGTTCGGCGACACCTGA